CGCAGCAGGCGCCCCGGTTGCGGACGGCCGCACCGGGACGCTACACCGAGGGGCGCATCTACTACATCGGACCGCGCCAGAGTCCCACTGTCGCCCGTGTGAAGCTCGACCTGAGCGGCAGCGAAGTCATCGCACGCCCGACCGCTGTGCGGCCCATCTCCCACCCGTACCCCGATGACCTGCCCGACCCGGGCGCGGTTCGGTGCTATGCGTTCGAGGAGGTCTTTGCGGAGAAGATCAGGGCGATGGGGGAGCGCGGTCGCCCGCGCGACCTCTACGACATCGTCAACCTCTACCGGCGCGAGGACCTGCACGGCCAACGTGACCTCATCGTCACGGTCCTGCGCGAGAAGTGCCACACCAAAGGAATTCCGGTCCCGACCTTCCGCGCAATTGAGCAGGCGCAGGCACGGGCCGAACTTGAGGCCGAGTGGCAGAACATGCTCGGGCATCAGCTCCCCGTCACGCCGCCCTTCGAGGCGTTCTGGTCGGAGCTTGCCGCGCTATTCGAGTGGCTCGAAGGCGTCAGAGAGCCCGTCGTTCAAGACCGCATCAGCGTTGCCAGTGCCGGTGCCGAGGACGCATCCTGGACGCCGCCGCGAACCGTCACCACCTGGGGTGGGGCTGCACCCATGGAATCGGTGCGCTTCGCCGCGGCGAATCGGCTCTGCGTCGAGCTTCGCTACAACGGTACGACGCGCCTGATCGAGCCCTATTCCCTCCGGCGTTCGCAGGCGGGAAACCTCCTGCTTTACGCCATCCGCACGGACTCTCGGGAGCCGCGCGCATACCGCGTGGACCGCATCCAGGGGGTCCGGGTCATGGACCGCGTCTTCACGCCTGTCTACCGAGTCGAGATCGGCGCCGCAGGCCCGCTCTCGGCCCCGCCGGTCACGGATGTCAGGCAATCGGTGCACCGCGCGCGGCCGTCAAGCTCTGAACCCGTCTACATCATCCAATGCCCGTCCTGCGGCAAGCAGTTCCGCAGGAAGACGCGAGACATGACGCTCAGGAGTCACAAGACGCCGGACGGGTACCAGTGTCACGGTGGAGGACGAGGCTCTCTTGTCGATACACGATACGGGTGAGCGCCGAGTGTACCCATGGGATAAACCGGCGCGATTGAGCATGACCGACCACGACCGGCACGACCACGGATCTGATTACGAGAAGGGCAGCGTCACGCTGACCGGCTCGATCGCGATGGGCACCGGCGTCATGATCGGCGCCGGCATCTTCGCCCTCACCGGGCAAGTCGCCGAGCTCGCCGGCGGCCTCTTCCCGGTGGCCTTCATCGCCGCGGCGGTCGTCGTCGCGTTCAGCGCGTACTCGTATGTCAAGGTATGCAACGAATACCCATCCGCCGGCGGGATCGCGATGATTCTCAAGAAGGCGTACGGGCCGGGCGTCGTCACCGCCGGGTGCTCGCTGCTCATGTACTTCTCGATGGTCATCAACGAGAGTCTGGTCGCCCGAACGTTCGGCACGTACACGATGCGGATCTTCGGCGAAGGCTCCGATTCGTGGCTCGCGCCGGCGCTCGGTGTCGGGTTGATCGTTGCCGCCTTCGTCGTCAATCTGCTCGGCAATCAGGTGATCGGCGGACTGAGCAAGATCACCGCCATCATCAAGATCGGCGGAATCGCCGTGTTCGCGGGCATCGGCCTGTGGGTGTCGGGACTCTCCTCCGGCACGCTCATCGGAGACGGCTCACCGTCCGAGGCCGAGGGTGGTGCCGCGGGTTTCCTCGCGGCGGTCGCGCTCTCGATCCTCGCCTACAAGGGCTTCACAACCATCACGAACAGCGGTGACGAGATCAAGAAGCCCAAGAAGAACGTCGGCCGTTCCATCATCTTTAGTCTGCTCATCTGCACCGGGCTCTACCTGCTCGTCACGCTCGCGGTCGCCGGCAACCTGTCGGTCGATCAGATTATCACCGCTCGGGACTCTTCCCTCGCCGAAGCCGCTCGCCCCGCAGTCGGACGATGGGGTGAGTGGCTCACCATCGGGCTTGCGATTATCGCGACGATCTCCGGCATTATCGCCAGCATGTTCGCCGTGTCGCGGATGCTCGCGATGCTCACCGACATGGAGCTCGTTCCGCATCGCCACTTCGGCATGCCCGGGCGCATCCAGAAGCACACGCTGGTCTACACCGCTGTTATTGCACTCGCGCTGACGGTCTTCTTTGACCTCAGCCGCATTGCATCGCTCGGCGCGATCTTCTACATCGTCATGGACATGGCGATCCACTGGGGCGTGTTCAAGCACCTGCGGCGCGAGTTGGGCGCCCGCGGTTGGGTTCTGCTCACGGCACTCGCGCTCGACGCCGTCGTGCTCGGCGCATTCCTGTACATCAAGCTCACGAACGACCCTCTGGTCGTCGGCGTCTCCGTCGGCGGCATGGCCCTGATCTTTGGCGCCGAGTGGTGGTTCCTGCGGAAGGAGGCTGCATCCCGTGACGCAGAAGACTGAATCCCGAATCGACCCAGTCTGGCATGAAGGTCTCCCCCGGCAACGCGGCAGACCGCTTCGAGCACGACGGCACCGAGCACCTCTTCTGCTCGACGAGCTGTGCAGAGAAGTTCCGCGCCGATCCGGCCCGCTACCTGGAGAACCAAGACGAGGGTGCGGACCACGGCGACCACTCCTGCAGCGATCACGAAGCGAAGGCCGACTCAGCAGCAAGGCGCGAAGGGTCCAAGGACGCCATCTACACCTGCCCCATGCATCCCGAGGTCCGCCAGGTCGGCCCCGGTGACTGCCCGAAGTGCGGCATGGCGCTCGAACCCGTTGACGCGACCGCGGAGCAGGACGATACCGAGCTCCGCGACATGACCCGCCGATTCTGGATCGCGACCGCCTTTACGGCGCCGCTGCTCGTCCATGTCATGGGAAACATGCTCTTCGGTCATGTGTTCGAGTCGTGGATCGGTCCCGCCGCGGGTCAATGGGCCGAACTCGCGCTGGCGACCCCCGTGGTGCTCTGGTGCGCGTGGCCGTTCTTCGTCCGGGGTGCCCGCTCGATCCGGACCGTGCAACCGAACATGTGGACGCTCATCTCTATCGGCGTCGCGATCGCGTACGTCTTTAGCGTCATCGCAACGATCGCGTCGGGCTTGTTCCCCGAAGCGCTGCGCGGCGATGATGGCCGAGTCGGCGTCTACTTCGAGGCCGCTGCGGCCATTGTCACGCTCGTGCTCCTCGGCCAGGTCAAGGAACTCCGCGCCCGCCGCCAGACCGGCGGCGCATCCGCGAACTCCTCGAACTCGCACCGCGAGTGCGGTTGAACAGAAGCCCGATCCATGGGCGGATGGGGCCCTCCCCTTGAACACCGCGACAACGGCAGGCCAATCCCATCACCGGCGCGGGCAAATCATGCCCCCAATTCTCGGCTGAGATGGAGTAAACTCTTGGACTCGGCTCTGCTCAACTGTTCCGGAATCATCACATGAGCACGCAAGTCCCTATCCCAAATGGAGATGGCGCAGACCCGGGACTCTCGGAGGCGACCCTAACGCCAGCCGAGATCGCCCTGGCGCTGGAGACCTACTATCCTCGCTTGAAGGGGCTTGTTTGGGCCCAAATGGTCAAGCTGACCGGTCGGAGCCCAGACCAGTTCACCGAAACTCCCACCGTTCACACCAACGACCTCTGCATGGCCCTGCTCAATCAGCGGAAGCCCTTCCGTGACGCGGAGCACCTGATGGCGGTGGCCTCGATCCGGTGCACGCGGATCGTCGTTGACTATTTGCGCAAGCGTGGTCGAGCAAAGCGCGGGGGCGGCAACCGTGGCGTGCCGCTCGCGACCGACACCCCGGACGGCCGCCCCGGCCCCGAGGCCTGGCTCATGCGTGATGGGATCGAGGATGCCCTGACGCGGTTCGCAGAGGAGCACCCAAGGAAGTCACAGGCGCTCATGCTGCGGGCGTTCATGGGACGCTCGACAGCAGACATCTCGGAGATGCTCGGTATCTCCACCGCCACGGTTGAACGCGAACTGAAAGCAGCCAGAGCGTACCTCCAAGCATCATTGAGTGATTGGAATGAGTCGATCGATGAACGATCCGCCACCCACAAGTGACCGCCAGCGTCTTGCGGCATTAGCGGTGAAGGTGATCGAGGCAGACCCGGGCGAGCGTGACGCGCTCATCGCAGAGGCGACCGCGAACCGACCCGACCTGCAAGACAAACTCGTGCGCATTATCGAGGAGTCCTCTTCGCCCGACGCGGGGGATCCGCTCGATGCTCTGGGCGAGATCTTCCGACTGGCAGTCGCTGATATGCCGAGCGAGCCGTTCGACCAGAGCGGAACGCAGATCGACCGCTACAGGTTGGTGCGGCTCCTCGGCGCCGGTGCATATGGCGCGGTGTACCTTGCTGAACAAGAGCAGCCGGTGCGCCGGTCAGTCGCGATCAAGGTCATCAAGCTCGGCATGGACTCCGCATCAGTGCTCGCTCGCTTCGAGCAGGAGCGGCAGGTTCTGGCTCTCATGGATCACCCGGGCGTTGCTCGGATTCTTGACGGCGGGGCCACGACCCAGGGGACACCGTACTTTGTCATGGAGTATGTGGACGGCGACCCGATCACCGTGTTTTGCGACCGGAACCGGCTCGGCGTCAAGAACCGTCTCAGCCTGTTTGCCTCGGTATGCGAGGCCGTCCAGCACGCGCATATGAGGGGGGTGATCCACCGCGACCTAAAGCCCAGCAACATTCTGGTCCATGAAGGGGAAGACAATACACCCCGGGCAAAGGTCATCGACTTCGGGATTGCCAAAGCGGTACTCGGGCCGACAACACCGGCGGCGACACTCACGCAACGCGACGAGCTTGTCGGAACGTTGGAGTACATGAGCCCCGAGCAGGCTCGCGGCGGATCTCTCGGAGTCGATGTTCGAGCCGACGTCTATTCTCTCGGCGCCGTGCTGTACGAGTTGCTCGCGGGGCAGCTTCCATTCGACCCGAAAGATCTGCGCGCACGGGGGACTGCGGGCGCTTGCGAACTGATCAGCACCAAGGATCCCCTCAGGCCGAGCGCACGCCTTGCCGCCGCCGGTGAAGCGGCTGGCACGATCGCTGGTGACCGATCGATGTCGGTGTCGACGCTCACCGACTCTCTGCGACGCGAACTGGAGTGGATCCCTCTGTACGCGATGCGGAAGGACCGCGAGCACCGTTATCAATCCGTACAGCAACTGGGCGACGACATCCGCGCCTACTTGCGCGGGCACGCACTGGTTGCCGGTCCGGAGAGCACCACATATAGGGTGCGCAAGTTCGCCAGAAGGCATCGCACGGGGGTTGCGGTCGGCGTCGCGATCATGGCCGCGCTCGGACTCGGCGCCTTCGGGCTGACGGCCGGGCTGCTCCGAGCGAATGCCGCGCTCCGTATCGCAGACGCACGAGCTGACCAACTCGACCGGCTGTCCGCGTTCCTTGAGCAAACCATCGGCGGCGTCGACCCTGTCATTGCGCAGGGGATGGACCGGCAGTTGTTCGTGCGGGTGCTTCAATCGTCCGAGGCCGCGCTCGACGCGACATCCTTTGACGCACCGCGGGAGTTTCGCGTACGGCTCATGCTGGCGCGCGCGTATCAGACGCTCGGCGAGCCGGAGCATGGGCGGCCGCACGTCCGTCGCCTAGAGGAGCTCCAAGACGCGGCGCAGCCCGACGCTCTAAGCGTCGCGCAGTTGCTTGAACATCGCTACTGGCTTCTCAAGCATGACAACGAGATGGCCGAGTCCGAGCTGCTGCTCAACGACATGATCGCCCACTGCGACGCTCGATTGGGTCGCACGAGCATCCAGGCGATCCACGCCGTCTGCTGGCTCGCGGACACGCATGCCGTTCGACGGGACGGTGTGCCGCAGCGGGAGGACGTCATCCGATCTCTGCTTGCAGATGCGGAGTCCCGCGCGGTTGAAGGCTTCGGCAAAGGCTCTGAGCAGCATGCCGATGTTCTCCACGCGGCGTCAACGGTGCTGCACTTTCTGGGCGCCGGCAGCAAAGAGGAGGCAGCCGAGTACGGATCACGCGCGGTGCAGATGTACGCAGACGCTCTCGGCCCGGGCTCGGTGCAGTCAATCGCGGCAACCGCGCGACTCGCGTCGCATTTGCTGTTCGTGCCCGACTATGACGAGTGCATCCGTCTGTATCGGAGCGTTGTCGAGTCGGCCCGACAAGTCCTGGGCGAACAGCACAGCGTGACGAGCAGCATTCATAGCGGGCTCGGCCGAGCGTTGCTGTGGCGAGAGAAGCCCGCGGACCTCTTGGACGCCATTGAACACCTGACCACGGCGGTTGACTTGTACCGTTCCGGCGGACCTCGGCATCGAGGCGCGTACCTCAGCAGCGCCAACTGGCTGGTCATCGCGTTGTCGAGGAACGGTCAGCTTCAGGCCGCGCTCGAACTCGCACGGGAGAGCAGTGAGGTCGCCGTGGAAGTGGCGCATGTTCCGGCGTTCGATGCCATTGTTGCGGTGGTATGCCAGCGAAGCGGTGAGGTGGATCAGGACGCGCTCGCAGAACAGCACCTGATCTCAATGTACAGCGCCGCATGCGCGCGTCATGGCGACGACACAGCGATCGCTCGCTCGACGGCCAAAGCCGTTGCTGCGTTCCACAAGCGCAAGGGCAATGAAGAGTCCGCACGGGAATGGGCCGCGCGCGGAAGTGTTCCCGTATCCCAATAATGAGTAGCCAGGGGACGCCTTCGATCGCACCGCGACGAGATCGCCGAGCCGTCGCACT
This region of Phycisphaeraceae bacterium genomic DNA includes:
- a CDS encoding nucleotidyl transferase AbiEii/AbiGii toxin family protein, encoding MISRIHIDERVREWGLREDVIEKDYVLGWLLWGIGTEPELAEQWAFKGGTCLKKCYLETYRFSEDLDFTIVPGGPINAEDVEPVLLRMLDRVGQESGINFAQQAPRLRTAAPGRYTEGRIYYIGPRQSPTVARVKLDLSGSEVIARPTAVRPISHPYPDDLPDPGAVRCYAFEEVFAEKIRAMGERGRPRDLYDIVNLYRREDLHGQRDLIVTVLREKCHTKGIPVPTFRAIEQAQARAELEAEWQNMLGHQLPVTPPFEAFWSELAALFEWLEGVREPVVQDRISVASAGAEDASWTPPRTVTTWGGAAPMESVRFAAANRLCVELRYNGTTRLIEPYSLRRSQAGNLLLYAIRTDSREPRAYRVDRIQGVRVMDRVFTPVYRVEIGAAGPLSAPPVTDVRQSVHRARPSSSEPVYIIQCPSCGKQFRRKTRDMTLRSHKTPDGYQCHGGGRGSLVDTRYG
- a CDS encoding APC family permease, producing MTDHDRHDHGSDYEKGSVTLTGSIAMGTGVMIGAGIFALTGQVAELAGGLFPVAFIAAAVVVAFSAYSYVKVCNEYPSAGGIAMILKKAYGPGVVTAGCSLLMYFSMVINESLVARTFGTYTMRIFGEGSDSWLAPALGVGLIVAAFVVNLLGNQVIGGLSKITAIIKIGGIAVFAGIGLWVSGLSSGTLIGDGSPSEAEGGAAGFLAAVALSILAYKGFTTITNSGDEIKKPKKNVGRSIIFSLLICTGLYLLVTLAVAGNLSVDQIITARDSSLAEAARPAVGRWGEWLTIGLAIIATISGIIASMFAVSRMLAMLTDMELVPHRHFGMPGRIQKHTLVYTAVIALALTVFFDLSRIASLGAIFYIVMDMAIHWGVFKHLRRELGARGWVLLTALALDAVVLGAFLYIKLTNDPLVVGVSVGGMALIFGAEWWFLRKEAASRDAED
- a CDS encoding YHS domain-containing protein; the protein is MKVSPGNAADRFEHDGTEHLFCSTSCAEKFRADPARYLENQDEGADHGDHSCSDHEAKADSAARREGSKDAIYTCPMHPEVRQVGPGDCPKCGMALEPVDATAEQDDTELRDMTRRFWIATAFTAPLLVHVMGNMLFGHVFESWIGPAAGQWAELALATPVVLWCAWPFFVRGARSIRTVQPNMWTLISIGVAIAYVFSVIATIASGLFPEALRGDDGRVGVYFEAAAAIVTLVLLGQVKELRARRQTGGASANSSNSHRECG
- a CDS encoding serine/threonine protein kinase; the encoded protein is MNDPPPTSDRQRLAALAVKVIEADPGERDALIAEATANRPDLQDKLVRIIEESSSPDAGDPLDALGEIFRLAVADMPSEPFDQSGTQIDRYRLVRLLGAGAYGAVYLAEQEQPVRRSVAIKVIKLGMDSASVLARFEQERQVLALMDHPGVARILDGGATTQGTPYFVMEYVDGDPITVFCDRNRLGVKNRLSLFASVCEAVQHAHMRGVIHRDLKPSNILVHEGEDNTPRAKVIDFGIAKAVLGPTTPAATLTQRDELVGTLEYMSPEQARGGSLGVDVRADVYSLGAVLYELLAGQLPFDPKDLRARGTAGACELISTKDPLRPSARLAAAGEAAGTIAGDRSMSVSTLTDSLRRELEWIPLYAMRKDREHRYQSVQQLGDDIRAYLRGHALVAGPESTTYRVRKFARRHRTGVAVGVAIMAALGLGAFGLTAGLLRANAALRIADARADQLDRLSAFLEQTIGGVDPVIAQGMDRQLFVRVLQSSEAALDATSFDAPREFRVRLMLARAYQTLGEPEHGRPHVRRLEELQDAAQPDALSVAQLLEHRYWLLKHDNEMAESELLLNDMIAHCDARLGRTSIQAIHAVCWLADTHAVRRDGVPQREDVIRSLLADAESRAVEGFGKGSEQHADVLHAASTVLHFLGAGSKEEAAEYGSRAVQMYADALGPGSVQSIAATARLASHLLFVPDYDECIRLYRSVVESARQVLGEQHSVTSSIHSGLGRALLWREKPADLLDAIEHLTTAVDLYRSGGPRHRGAYLSSANWLVIALSRNGQLQAALELARESSEVAVEVAHVPAFDAIVAVVCQRSGEVDQDALAEQHLISMYSAACARHGDDTAIARSTAKAVAAFHKRKGNEESAREWAARGSVPVSQ